The DNA segment tgaagagcggttgcaggagctgggtatgtctcatctagtgaaaagaaggactggggtgacatggtagcagtgttccaatatttgaggtgctgctACAAAGAAcaggggggtcaatctattttccaaagcatctgaaggcaggacaagcaatggatggaaactgatcaaggagagaaccaagctagaaataagaagaaatttcctgacagtgagaacaattaatcagtccaTTAGTttagcttcagaagttgtgagtgttccatctttggggttttttaagaagagattggagagccatttgtctgaaatggtataggttttcctgtttgagcagggggttgccctagaggacctccaaggtcccctccaattcgattattctgttgttcctaaacatatatatttttcttaaatatCCCATAATAGCTTTGACTACTTCTTTCTGTATCTTTGCCAGCTCTGCATACCATATCATGGGCATTTTGATGACTTTTCTTTTCCTATTATACCTTTTCTAATCATCTCCACCATGCACTTTCATAGTTACTGCAcagctatttatatttttatcaaaCTACTCTTAagatctttttaaagtcaatctcTGTTTTCTCAAACCAGACCTTTTCCTGTGACTAATGGCTAGAGAATTAGAAAAGAGTTATGAAAAATCTGCTGCAACATTGTGtgaacaaaaatggaaagactgaaatatccacaatggaggaatggttggtgaagatgacagaattAGCAGAGATTGCAAACTTGATTTGTTTGATTAGAGAAAGGACAGTAACTATATTAGCGACTGAAAAACCctcatggactttttgctgaaaaaaagaaaagaaaatgaagttgtgatttatggatttgatgaTCAGAAAGGGAAATTATGTTGTAACTTTACAGAGCAAGGATACAATATAAATGTACTTATAACTGCTGGTAGCCAGATCTTCAtaactattttctttctcttctctctttctttgtactTTTTTCACCTACTTATTacctttctttgttttctttacttttctttttcaaaatttgtatttttattcttttaaaatttctttaataaaaattatacataaaAAGCAAACACTGCCGTCTCAGAGCTCATCAGCATGTATATATCGCTCTAATATACTTCATCTTATGATTTATTTACACTGAATcactattttgttttttctttcaggaCTTTATAACTTTATTGATGTCAACATACATATAGTCACAAACTGTTTACTATGGGCATTTACTAGTTTATTTAAATATGTTCACTCATGtaatattttacatatatatatatatatatatatacacacacacatatacatatatacatacatacatatacacacacacacatatatatatgtatgtatgtatgtatataatgtcATATAATCCACTCACATACTTTCTCTCCAGTATTTCTAATGAATAAATAAGCAACTTATTGATTCTTTTTTCCTCAGCTTTCCTTGTCATTGCAGGAAGAGAGCTATGATAGTAAAAGGGAATTAGTATCATCTCATCAGTGCATGAAGCAAACAGCAGGTTACAAAATCTAAAGCCTTCCAACTAAGAAGTTGGAAAAGAAGATAATGGATGTCTCCTTCCTTGAAACTTTCAATCTCCCTGACAGATGGGGACTGGTGTTGCGATACCACTCTTGCACCCCTTTAAACCCTTTGATACCTTGTGTACAAGCCTGTGTCAACTATCTACTATGGGCTGTTCTACTACTCTTCTGATTGCCAGAACTTATTACAATAAGCACATCCACACAAATTTTGAGTAACCAAGATATTTGTGCCAAGCATAGTCTCTGATGCTTCCCATCTTACTTCTTGAATaagtttatttaaaaagttatgaAAGTTCAGGCTGCAAGGTCAGGTTGATTGCTTTCTAGTCTAGTTACTAAAGTCTCACAGATACTAAGTTTTCTATTGATTTTATGTGTATTTTCAGTTATGACATCATCAGATCATGCCTATGAAGCTGAGCACTCTCATAAGCTGGTTTGCTTTATATTCATAGCCAGCTTCCCTCAAGTTCTATTCAAACAGAATAAGACTATGAATTAAGTAAACAACCATAACAGATTACATCAAGTAACATATGAACCTGATGGGGCTTAAATTTGAACAGGGAGTAAATCATGGGTTCAGATGACAAAAAATGGTAATAAACTGCAGCACCTACAGAATATTTTTTGCAGCAACAACTTGGAATGAGCAGAAGCAATGCCTGTCAGCCAGAATGTCTATCATCTCTGCCACCGCTTCAGTTCCTCCACAACTTCTTGTTGTTTTCTGTCCTGTCCTCCGCTTATGGTCTTAAACAACCCTAGCAAAGAACCaccctgagaaactctgggacttAAGTTGCTATTCTGCCCAAGTCCAGCCTCAATGTATTAGATTTCTTTGGAAAAGGGACCTCTAATCTCAAGAAACTATGCATATCCATCTGTGCCTTGCCAGTCTCCTCTATCACTTCTCTTTGTTGGTGGTTCAGAGATTATGAAGATGTGGAGGGAATATAGTGATTTGAGCTTTCTGCTCCAGACCAACAATATATCTTGTAGTCTTAGCAGCGTCAATGCCTGGttaaaagataacaaaaaaaaaaaaaccttaggaAACAAGAGAGTGTTTCTTAATTTGTGATCTAAATTGCAGCTCTGGGAGATGGTGGGACTTTAAAATTGGAATATGCCTTTTTGAGGGTTTAGATGTCTTTTTTATCTGAAAATGGCAGCAATCCAGCAATCAAGTTAGACAGGGGATTCAGTCCCACCTCTATAACAAATGAAACAGCACATCAAACCTAAGACAAGCATGTCCTTTAAGAATCCCTCCACATGCCCCTCTGTATACCACAATGTTGTTAAGCTTCTGTTGCACAACTGACCAGCTTCTATCTTAGCTGTGGATCAGGAGGAATGCTGTGGAAGCACTTCATGATATTAACTCCTGAGTCTTGAGGTAGGTTACTTCCCATTTGTAAGATCTTCTGCCCCAAGCTTTCCTGCTGCTGAAAACATGATGCCAGATACCTGTCATTATTTCACTATTGAGCAGAtatctactttttctttttcctcaccAGAAAAACAAAGATATGGGTAAGGGAAGAGTGTGGAGGGCGGAAGTTCTGGTAGGTTAATATATAAAATGAGGATTGTAAGAGAAAGAATACTCATTAGCAGTTCAAAAATGTTTCTGATGGTTTGGGGATGAAATTGTTAACTCTGTGAAAATGCCTTAAGGCAGTAATACTAAAGAATCAAAAGAAATAGTGCAAGTGGAATTTCATGTGGCAACTGGGGAATACAATACATAGGTGTTTTGAATTAGCACAGATATGAGGACATACAGGATGAAGCACAGCAATgtgtaaaaatacattaaaagatGCCCAGAAGTTAGTTTTTGCATCTACCAACAAAAAAACCCTTCTCTTCGATGATCAAAACTGAGAAGTAATTGTATCTATCCATCATATTTGTATCTTTTTAAGTAGCAGAAACACTAATAATTGTGAAAAACTGGGGACAAATGAGTTATCTAATTctaacaatgaaataaaaattaccCTGGTATTTGCTTTATAAATTTGACAGTTTTTTATAGGATATCAATGAAGGCCAGGCAGAGAAATCATTAAGAAAAAAATACCATTAAGGAAGCATGATGGTCAATTCAGAAGgcaatttaatattaaatttaaaagccACAAAAAGCCTTGGTTATATTTTGGAACAAAGTTTTCCCTGATAATTGATTCTCAAAATAACAACAAATaagctttttttctgagaaaAACTATGGTTAATTCTTCTACAAGGCCTATCAGACCAACTCAGTCTTTACTATCACAAGGACAAAgaaaatttcattttatattttgtgaaattaaaaaaaaatctttatttttctatGCTGCTGATGTGTTCTAGTATTTGCATAAATGGATAGTTTGGTAATTATTATAGAGAATGTTGAAATAATTTTATCATGTATATATCATTAATATACATGTTCCAATATCCTTACATGTATCTTAATATCAAGGCTAAATGAGTTTTTTGACAGAAATATATGTTACTGAATTCCTAGACAGATGTTAAGATGCATATGAATCATTGGCAGGAATTCTTGGTAAAGCTAACGTCAGTTACAGAGATATCTTAAGAAATTCTGAAATAAAGTGGTATTGAAATGTCAACTATTATTGTCAAGAACAGAAAAGATTCTGGGTGCACAGGGAAATATTGTACGGTTGCCTCAAAACTCCAAGCAATCTAAAtacacaaaaatcaaatccagattaAATGTGTGCATTGACATTTTCATACTTTCAAGGATAAATTGGTAATTTTGGCAATGAAAGCATTCTGTCCAGGATTCATTCTTTAGAAAAGGAGAAATGCAGGCCAGTGCCATGATGATGCTTGACTTCTTTAAATTGGCACTGCTGTGGAGCCATGTGCCTGTTGCTATAGATGTTGAAACATCAAAGAGGAGAGCAAAATATTAACATAACTAAACAACAAAGGGCCAATCCACTTTTTACATAAATCTTCCCtactatatttctttttatttagctGAAATACCCAGGGAACTCTTGACTGAAGTAGCATTTCTACAGTTCGAATGATTTTATTCATGGATCAATTGTGCCTTGTGTAATTTGGCGATGGCACACAAAACGTAAGGAAAAATACAAAGAGCAACTTTCTATAATTTCATTCACTCCCTCAACAAGTGGCAGCGATGAATGCTTACTGAAGATGGTGCATACTGAAAGTGTGCACTGCTATTTAATGCACAAACCCCAGAGAGGGCTGAAGCTGTGATTGGCAGGCAGGAAAATGCCTAGGAGAATGTCTCCTCCACCACACCTATTAGCTAGGCAAAAAGCAGCCAACGGCACTGGTGCCCAAAGGAAGTCTGCTGTCTGCCACATAAAGGAGAGTCTTCCTTCTaactggaaggggggggggagcagccATATTTGCTAGAGGGCACAGGTAGAGTCTGCAGATGTCCTTTGCGAGGAGACCATCTGTCTAGATAAAGGGCATCGCTATCGCCAAGTCCATGCTTTCTCCCGCGGGACCGCCTCTTTTTGGTGGCGAATCGGTTACTAGGGAGACAAAACGATACCCTCTAAACGATTCTGGTCGTTAGGGGTGGACTGGCAACCGTAGCGAAGGCGTGGCCCTTTGCTCGCTCCCGTGGCTgctctgctcccccccccccacgctccaCTTACATGCCCAGGTTGCTGTAGGTGTTGTAGAACTCCATGTGGTTGCAGGCCTGGATCCAACCCACCACCCAGGTGTGACGGCGCGGGATAGGCGGCATAAGGACGCGAGCGGCGGCGCGGAAATAGGGCGTTCGGTAGCGCAGCACGATGGGCGATGTCTCTTCGATGGCGGTGGCTCCCGGTTCGATTGATGCCGACACGTCGTATACCACGATGTTCTCCCTGCGCACTCGCGCCTTGCACGCCACGCTCTGCAAGCAGCCCATAGCCAGGCGAGGCCTGCCCCCTAGCCTCCCCAGCCGGGGCCCCGCATCCGGCCGGCCTCAGGATCAGCCAGCGCCCGAGCACCCCTCCGACTCGGGATCATTTCAACATCCGGAGGCTAGCACACATCAAGTCCTGGAGGCGAAGCTCCAATGCAAAGCACGCCTGGCTGTCGGAGAACTCTACCTGTTCCTAGGCCGGGATCGCGCAGCTCCCCCGAATTGCACTCCCACCTTCCTCGAAGCTCCTGTGTGAGCAGTGCAGGCTGGGGCAGCGCCAGGGGAATTGCGGGCCCGCGCGCGTGTCTGGAAGGGAAGGGGCTGGCTCACCCACCAAGTCCCTAGCAGCAGGGTGGGTCCGAGGACACGTGCCGGCGAGAGAATGACGTGAAGGGCAGGCGAAAAAAAGGGGTCTCCAAAACGTAGCCGGCAGGAAATCACCTTGAATTGCTAAGTCTTATTTTGCGTCACGGCAGTGGCTTGTTTTGCACGAATAGCGCATTAACGGATTAGCGGGAAGCATGTTTTTTCTTTACGAAGGGTACACTggtttttttaggtttttttgttttgttttgttgcaaaTACTGTATTTAAAGCATGCCGATTTAAATTAGGACGCACGGTTAATTGTAAAATGCATCCATCGTGCCCGAAAAATGGCCAGAAAGGTTGATGCTTTTTTAGTTCATGGATTCTGGTTTTCTGAGGCAATTTGCTAGCGGTTAATCAGTGTTTCCCCTCAGCGTGTCCTTCAGTAACAACTAGCGTCAAATTCAGGTTACCTTTCAAAAATTTTTGACTGGTCCCTTGGAGGTGATGATGATATCAACAGGGCTACCTGTCCTTTTTTTCAGTACTTTTGTTGTATGAACAGTTACAATTATCAGATTCCCCTGCATAGACATCTGGTATCAAGGGTAAGAAAATACTTTtctatgtaggaagttagcactcactcctctcctagaagaatgaaatattttagaaaatattaaaaagggcagaagattatttccctggataagaaatggagaaacctgttttaaagaaaacagcttcctgcctccccgcccccctttgtcaatgggtcagagacaggaactcactcccccccacctttgtcaatgggcaattaaggcttcagccaagctcactcaatccccccacctttatcaATGAACCattatttgcaacacaataggactcatctagcaacagaaactcacctcatggcaaggctcaagcaagcttgagagacaacctacaatgttagctaagacctctagaccacctgggagtttgacaacaaatcagggtacatttcttatacaggaacaggaaatacCAAGATGGGGCcctacagagagtataaactcaggcactcagcatcccttCTCCCCTTCtaccctcttctcttcttctcctttcctctctggttcttcacccaacgccttgaacatgtgaccaccattaaaccatctttccaagcagtctccatgtttccagtgtctttgtccccacttggaactgaacccagatggttatttcttccaacaattggcgacccaggtgggactccaagctaacctaaccaatggacctggcccaggtaagcctcccttgccggcaacagacccattgagtctgtgggtggaTTTTTCCTGGACTTTGGCCAttgggaactaggttttaaaggggttttgagtgttgagctcaaaggctgcttggaaagaagtgagtacctctaaattttaattttaaagcatgaaaaagcatgggaaatatgtgtatgcctgcatgtgtatgagtaagagagcccttctcctcccaatcacagctggatcttgcttcctctgtgcatttcctaaccgcagaaagaccaacagtctggagagcatgggggttttgccagaatacaggaccttctgttagggaaggaggaagtgtgtgtgtgggattccacctagacaacagtctgattccacctctttgagtaACCTCTAGCTGCACTTCTGCCtcctgctagctccaccgagccacgaccggtaggctagagaaagcagGGGGGTATTGCCAGATGTGAAGTCTCCTGTTTGAAGGAAAGGAGCCGAGTGAGGCATGATTGCAAATGTTATGAAATTGGAAGGAACCCTGTGTCAGGGGAATCTGATAATTGTAACTGTTCATACAACAAAAGTACTGAAAAAAAGGACAGGTAGCCCTGTTGATATCATCATCACCTCCAAGGGACCGGTCAAAATTTTTTGAAAGGTAACCTGAATTTGACGCTAGTTGTTACTGAAGGACACGCTGAGGGGAAACACTGATTAACCGCTAGCAAATTGCCTCAGAAAACCAGCATCCATGAACTAAAAAAGCATCAACCTTTCTGGCCATTTTTCGGGCACGATGGATGCATTTTACAATTAACCGTGCGTCCTAATTTAAATCGGCATGCTTTAAATTCAGtatttgcaacaacaacaaaaaaaacctaaataaacCAGTGTACCCTTCGTAAAGAAAAAAACATGCTTCCCGCTAATCCGTTAATGCGCTATTCGTGCAAAACAAGCCACTGCCGTGACGCAAAATAAGACTTAGCAATTCAAGGTGATTTCCTGCCGGCTACGTTACGTTTGCCCTGGAGACCCCTTTTTTTTGCCTGCCCTTCACGTCATTCTCTCGCCGGCACGTGTCCTCGGACCCACCCTGCTGCTAGGGACTTGGTGGGTGAGCCAGCCCCTTCCCTTCCAGACACGCGCGCGGGCCCGCAATTCCCCTGGCGCTGCCCCAGCCTGCACTGCTCATACAGGAGCACCAATTAACATAACTgaaggtctttggtgctctctggacATGGTTGTTTTcatatatttcattaccaaactaggtaacattaccaGGGtgggaaaacaactaagctcagagagcaccaaggaccccagttcagccatgagctacaaatattctattctattagtaacatgatttttaaaaatttaaggaaaaaaagggTTCAGGATGGACTCTTTGATTAATGGTTTCAGTAACTAGGAATCTTTTTGACTAATGTTTCTGGTTCTTGGATAAACAAAGAAAGTATGTAATGTCTGATAAGAGAACTGGTTCAAACCTATcatggtgtcaggcctggaaaccatattagactttagggttccagacgctgccacatttttcccctgaggggaggaaggggggctgaggggtatggtaacattcttcaagcggtcaaggtcggatggtgttcacatctgcaggaagagtggcaagaagatattcgaatgaactgggagaacgtgggaccatgtgaccatcaaaggggtcaggggggtgggactcttggggtttgtataactgggaaaagaatccggaaattcagttttggaatttcactcatcatgtgccagtttcctcatgctagtaaagaactctggaaaacaatggcttctgagttttttttatgcagaagaggtttttctggaaccttgacacatggACATTGACTAGAACTTTAATTAACTTGCAAAGTCATTATACCTTATTATAATGCAAAAACAACACCTCCTGAATATGAAGATTAGCATTAACAAGAACATACTAAGAATGCTAAGGAATGTTACATGGTACATACTGAGCATGTGTGCCACATTGGAGATGTGTCAAATGATGTCAAGCAATGAAAGAACTCATTTCAaacccaatattttaaaatagtaaataaagTAATTCTCCACCTATTTAGGCTGCTCCTCTCCTCTCTTGGGTGAGGTTTGTCTCCTTACTTatgtacataaataaatagattttaatcTATCTTTCTAACTTGGGTTTTGTTTTAGCAAGGCATACTAGGCTAATGGATCTGCTGATGTTTATAGCTAACAGGCAAGGATAAGCATTCTGGTATTTCAGACTTTACTAAGCACAGGGTTATAAGAATATAAAGCACAGAGCCAAAGTCTAGCTAGTCCAGCATTCCTTTCCCACATTGGCTAGTCAATTCCTCTGGGAGCAATGGATGACATGAATACAATAGCACTTTTCTATTCTTGTTCCTCACCAACTGATAGCAacaacaatagcacttaaacttatataccactttacagtactctctaagtgttttacagagtcagcatattgcccccaacaatctggatcctcattttactgatctcagaaggatggaaggctcagtcaaccttgagccagtcaggatcaaaggaATCTTGACAGGCCAACATCCAATGAGGAAGCAAAGGATTTTAGAAATGAACCACTGGCTTAAAAACTGGTGTCATAAACAGAACTTTGGGCTTCCTAGATCATTGTATTATCTAGTCCTAGATGAAGGGCTACTGGCAAGGGATGGACTGTACCTCACAAGAACTGGAAACAATGTATTTGGAAAACAACTGGCTCATTTTATCAAAAgagctttaaattaaaaattgagGGTGGGACAATCTTCAAGATCTTTAGAACCTAATTCTAAGCAAAACCCACTAGATAACCAATCGCATAAGGAGCAATAgagtaaagagaaaaaagaaataaaaacaatgaaagagTGAGGGAAAGGATAGAAATCCCAGTTACAAAGTAGGAGATACAAGAAACATACCCAAGACCCATAAAGGACTCAAATGCCTACACACTAATGCTCAAAATTTAGGGAACAAAGAGGGTGAACTTAAAGTATTAGTGTACATGATGGCAGATACGATATagttgccattactgaaacttggtgggatgaaactcataactggaatgtactgatggaaggatacaaactattcaaaagaaacagtCAAGGAAATGGttagtccactaaagagagaaggcgGCAAGGAAGTAATAGGCAGTAGAaaaaaagcagagctgcttaactcattatttgcatcagtcttcatacAAAAAGAAGCTATAGCCAAACCTGCCAAAaacaactgtaaaagacagactagaaataaaaattaaaataagcaagaaaatgcaaGAGAACACCCAGTGGTGATATTTAACTGGTTCTAtcaggtttgggtgaaccagtagcgacggctgtgggaggctccacccacccacccacccggacgtcatcacgtcctgtttttgacactctgcacatgcacagaagaccctgtgcatgcatggaggtcctgcgcatgctcacatttgcgaaccggtagtgaaggtaagtgaataccacccatgAGAACACCTATCCAACTTTGATGAATATAAATAATcaggacctgatggatttcatcccagagttctaaagaagCTGacatgttatctcagaaccattgtttaaaaatattttaaaaaatcttggagcaccagggaagtaccagaggattggaaaagaactgatgtggctcccatcttaaaaaaaaaaagcggggggagggggagaaacaaaCCCAGGAAACTGCAGAtgaatcagcctaacatcaacacctgggaagatactggaaaagataataagatCTCCAAACATCTGGAACCAAATAGAGTTATAACTAGCAGTTAGCattggtttgttaaaaacagacattgtcaaaccaatcttatttcattctttgacaaagtgactaaattagtagaccaggaaaatgctgtggacatagtatatttagacttcagcaagacaTCTGACAAAGtacaccacaacctacttcttggtaagctacaAAAATTGggaatagacaacatcaccaccagatggatttgtaagtggctgacaaaccgtactcaactaGTAGTcctaatggtactacatctacatggagggatgtaagcagtggggtaccacaaggttctgtcttaggcccagtattcttcaacagcttcttaaatgacttagatgagggaatagaaggggaactcatcaaatttgcagatgacactaagctggtaggaatagTCAACTCCCCagaatccaaaaagatcttggcaGACTAAATAATGGGCACTatccaacatgaaatttaatgtggagaaaagcaaggttttacacctaggaAGGAAAAACCAAAACTACAAGTACACATTAGCTCAAAAGCAGTAGGGGATGATCCCTTAAACATGAAACAGCAgtttgcagcagcagccaaaaaagttaatacaatccttggttgtataaacagaggcatataaTCAGTTATGGGATTCAGTCGGTTTACACCAGTTCAATAGAACCAGTACCTAATTTTTTGTGGAGTTTAGCGAACCAGCTGAAGTGAGGGGCAGGAAGGCCTGGTGAGAGGgggagacagcaagaggagccctgtctcgCTCCATGCACCCCAGTGAAAGGCAGTGGCTACTTCCCTTCCCTGCCCTTTCCGGCACTGGAAGCCAACAGTCAGCCACATACCTAGTCGCCCattcttcccccccctctctttctctctgtgtctctgggcTCACCTGGTGCCACAGTCCACCACGCAAGCTGAGAGCTACCCTGCCATCCTCCATGGGTTTGAGACACCGCTGAGGAAAGGTGGTGAGGACCCCgtgggcctctctctctcttattttatttatttatttattttatttatttttataccgcccttctcccgaaggactcaggcggtgtacagccaattctaaaacagtacaatatacaattaaaacaaagatttaaaagacatattccataaatggccgaaatttaaaataattaaatttaaaactctTAAAATTCATAGAATagtaaccccagttaaaagttatttaaaaatttaagccagtcccgcttgaataaataagtgcgttttcagctcacggcgaaaggtccgaaggtcaggtaattgacgcaagccaggggggagttcgttccaaagggtaggagctccaacagagaaggcccttcccctgggggctgccagctgacattgcttggcggacggcaccctgagaagaccttctctgtgtgagcgtacgggttggtgggaggcataaggtaacagcaggcggtcccgtaagtacctgggccctaagccatggagcgctttaaaggtggtaaccaaaaccttaaagcgcacccgaaagaccacaggtagccagtgcagtctgcgcaggagcggtgttacatgggagccacgtgtggctccctcaatcacccacgcagctgcattctgaactaactgaaggctccgagtgcacttcaaggggagcctctgCTCCTTTCACCACCACCCAGGTGCCCTTGCTTTCTACAAGAAAGGTGGTCAAAGAAAGAGGATTCCATCATCTGCTGAATGCCGTAATTAAACCATGGCTTCCTAAGATACCATCTCTGTCACTGGATAAAGCGAAGAGGGAGACTCAAGGCAACAAGCACCTCCAGCTCCAACaaagtaaaagaagaagaaatgcaagaaCAGCGCCCGTCCGCATCTCTTATCCACCCCTGAACTGCTTCTCCTAAAGGCCTCTGGTTTGACGCACCCACCTGCTCTGCCTCTTCCATCTCTCGCTCCCTCCTTGAATGCGGGC comes from the Ahaetulla prasina isolate Xishuangbanna chromosome 3, ASM2864084v1, whole genome shotgun sequence genome and includes:
- the FAM78B gene encoding protein FAM78B isoform X2, with the translated sequence MGCLQSVACKARVRRENIVVYDVSASIEPGATAIEETSPIVLRYRTPYFRAAARVLMPPIPRRHTWVVGWIQACNHMEFYNTYSNLGMSSWELPDLREGRVKAISDSDGVSYPWTNVLVAGGSNVSLHSSISAANCVFYILVDCFVCYLSNVK